A single region of the Leptothrix cholodnii SP-6 genome encodes:
- a CDS encoding ATP-dependent helicase — MAEAPSTLNPAQLEAVNHLHSPCLVLAGAGSGKTRVITHKIARLLQAGLKPDQIAAITFTNKAAQEMRERARSLIGARAAKHLVIATFHSLGVRMLREDGECMGLKPKFSILDADDVLGVLRDAGGTTDPKVARRWQWTISLWKNQGLNWEQAEAAAADADEQVAARVMKLYHERLAAYQAVDFDDLIGLPLKLLQTNEAARLKWRRQLRHVLVDEYQDTNATQYDVLKEIVGPDGVFTAVGDDDQSIYGWRGATIENLKRLPQDYPTLKVIPLEQNYRSTAAILNAANNVIALNPKIFQKKLWSDLGEGEPVRLVECDQEEHEAERAVARIQGIRANATGAYTGTTDWKDFAILYRANHLSRKLEEALRKAQIPYKVSGGQSYFDRAEIKDLCAWLRLLVNQDDDPAFLRAVTTPKRGIGHTTLGALGEFAGKWKVSLFEALFKESLAAALSAKAIGSLHEFGRYVNDLEHRARHTVGAEEAKPMLMEWLKDIGYEQFLYDGEENEKVAAARWNNVVDFVDWIAKRCGGQVEADGSAQVEIERKSVLDVAQTISVILSLAERGDEQDMVTLSTLHASKGLEWPHVVLVSINEGTLPFQRDEEEMTAERLEEERRLMYVGITRARNTLLVSTLLRQKRGREVRKALPSRFIAEMKLDERTVKEDPREKLKALRAEFAARAAAAKPAV; from the coding sequence ATGGCTGAAGCCCCGTCGACCCTCAACCCCGCCCAGCTGGAGGCGGTCAACCACCTGCACAGCCCTTGCCTGGTGCTGGCCGGCGCGGGTTCGGGCAAGACGCGCGTGATCACGCACAAGATCGCGCGGCTGCTGCAGGCCGGGCTCAAGCCCGACCAGATCGCCGCCATCACCTTCACCAACAAGGCGGCGCAGGAAATGCGCGAACGCGCCAGGTCGCTGATCGGCGCGCGCGCGGCCAAGCACCTGGTGATCGCGACCTTCCACAGCCTGGGCGTGCGCATGCTGCGCGAGGACGGCGAGTGCATGGGCCTGAAGCCGAAGTTCTCGATCCTCGACGCCGACGACGTGCTCGGCGTGCTGCGCGACGCCGGCGGCACCACCGACCCGAAGGTGGCGCGGCGCTGGCAGTGGACCATCAGCCTGTGGAAGAACCAGGGCCTGAACTGGGAGCAGGCCGAAGCCGCCGCCGCCGATGCCGACGAGCAGGTGGCCGCGCGCGTGATGAAGCTCTATCACGAGCGCCTGGCGGCCTATCAGGCGGTCGATTTCGACGACCTGATCGGCCTGCCGCTCAAGCTGCTGCAGACCAACGAGGCGGCGCGCCTGAAGTGGCGCCGCCAGCTGCGCCACGTGCTGGTCGACGAATACCAGGACACCAACGCCACGCAGTACGACGTGCTGAAAGAGATCGTCGGCCCCGACGGCGTGTTCACCGCCGTGGGCGACGACGACCAGAGCATCTACGGCTGGCGCGGCGCCACGATCGAGAACCTCAAGCGCCTGCCGCAGGACTACCCCACGCTCAAGGTCATCCCGCTGGAGCAGAACTACCGCTCGACGGCGGCGATCCTGAACGCGGCCAACAACGTCATCGCGCTGAACCCGAAGATCTTCCAGAAGAAGCTCTGGAGCGACCTGGGCGAGGGCGAGCCGGTGCGGCTGGTCGAGTGCGACCAGGAAGAGCACGAGGCCGAACGTGCGGTGGCGCGCATCCAGGGCATCCGCGCCAATGCCACCGGCGCCTACACCGGCACGACCGACTGGAAGGATTTCGCGATCCTGTATCGCGCCAACCACCTCAGCCGCAAGCTCGAGGAGGCGCTGCGCAAGGCCCAGATCCCGTACAAGGTGTCGGGCGGGCAGAGCTATTTCGATCGCGCCGAGATCAAGGACCTGTGCGCCTGGCTGCGCCTGCTGGTCAACCAGGACGACGATCCGGCGTTCCTGCGCGCGGTGACCACGCCCAAGCGCGGCATCGGCCACACCACGCTGGGCGCTTTGGGCGAGTTCGCCGGCAAGTGGAAGGTCAGCCTGTTCGAGGCGCTGTTCAAGGAGTCGCTCGCCGCCGCCTTGAGCGCCAAGGCGATCGGCTCGCTGCACGAGTTCGGCCGCTACGTGAACGACCTGGAGCACCGCGCCCGCCACACGGTGGGCGCCGAGGAAGCCAAGCCGATGCTGATGGAGTGGCTCAAGGACATCGGCTACGAGCAGTTCCTCTACGACGGCGAAGAAAACGAGAAGGTCGCCGCGGCGCGCTGGAACAACGTGGTCGACTTCGTCGACTGGATCGCCAAGCGCTGCGGTGGCCAGGTCGAGGCCGACGGCAGCGCGCAGGTCGAGATCGAGCGCAAGAGCGTGCTCGATGTCGCGCAGACCATCAGCGTCATCCTGAGCCTGGCCGAGCGCGGCGACGAGCAGGACATGGTGACGCTGTCGACGCTGCACGCCAGCAAGGGCCTGGAGTGGCCGCACGTGGTGCTGGTGAGCATCAACGAGGGCACGCTGCCGTTCCAGCGCGATGAAGAAGAGATGACGGCCGAGCGCCTCGAAGAAGAGCGCCGGCTGATGTACGTGGGCATCACGCGCGCCCGCAACACGCTGCTGGTGAGCACGCTGCTGCGGCAGAAACGCGGTCGCGAGGTCCGCAAGGCACTGCCGAGCCGCTTCATCGCCGAGATGAAGCTCGACGAGCGCACGGTGAAAGAAGACCCGCGCGAGAAGCTCAAGGCGCTGCGCGCCGAGTTCGCGGCCCGCGCCGCGGCGGCCAAGCCGGCCGTCTGA